TCTACAAATAAGCTTTCATTTAATTTTGGTATTATTACAAATTCAATTTCGTCACCAACTTTTAGTTTCCTACGCTTATCATCATTTAGGCGTACTTCAACTGTTTTTCTACCTTCTTTCATAGATTTAAATGGTTGATCAAGTAATTTCATTCTATGCAGCATATTCACTCGCCCTTACTTAGGTTTAAATATTCAATAATTTCCCATTATAAAAATTGTACCATTAAATAGCTCATATGAGCGAGGTACTTCATTTTTTCCAACTAGGCGATTGGCCTTTGTGGTGTGGGAACCAGTTGATAATACGATTAACTACAAAAAACCGTGTTACAAATGCAGTAACACGGCTTTTCAAGTCGTTCATTAACGAATATTAAATACTTCAATCATTTTTTTCAGTTTTTCACTTGATTCATTTAGTTCTTCTGCAGAATGAGAAATAGTTGAAATTGCTTTAATCTGTTCTTCAATAGAAGCCGTAATCTCTTCTGTAGAAGCTGCTGATTCTTCGGAAACCGCTGAAATACTTTGGAAAGTACCAATCACATCGTCCTTTGATTGATTCACACCTTCAATATCTTGACTGATAGCTTCAATCGATTGAATAATCTTTTTCATATCATGATCAATGGACTTAAAGACGTTTTCGGTATCATCAACAACTTGTAATTGCTCTTCTGAGATTTTATTCGTTTTGTCCATCGCTTCTGTAGCGTTTTTCGTTTCGCCTTGAATACCTAGAATTGTTTTTCTTACTTGTTCAGTAGCATCAGAAGATTGTTCTGCTAACTTCCTTACTTCATCAGCGACAACAGCAAAGCCTCTTCCATGCTCACCAGCTCTTGCTGCTTCAATCGAAGCATTTAAAGCGAGTAAGTTTGTTTGTTCAGAGATTTCATTAATTGTACCAATTACACTTTCGATCTCTTTAATTTTATATACAAGGCTTGAAAGTACATCATTAACAGATTGAATGACTTCGTTTGATTCATTTGTTTTATCTTTTAACGTGGCAATTTGAGAAGAACCTTGCTGGCTTGATTCATTAGCCCCATTTGATAAAACATTCATCTGTTCATTTTGTTCACTAACACTGTCTATTTTTGAAGAAAGAGACATCGACTTTTGATTTGCACTTTCGATATCAGACGCTTGCTGATTTGCCCCAGATGCAATTTCTGAAATTGCTCTACCTACTTCCTCACTGGAGGCTGTTGTTTCTTCTGATAATGCACTTAAACTTTGCGAAGCTTGAGAAACTTCGGAAACGGACCCTTCTACAGAAGAAATCAGTTCTTTCATATTCTCTACCATGCGATTAAAGTGGTTTGATAACACACCAATTTCATCTTTCGATTTTGAATTAACACGAACGGTTAAATCTCCTTCTGCTACTTTATTGACTTGCTCTTTCAAAGTAATGATTGGTTTCGTAATACTTTGAGAGATGAAGAATGTAATAATAATTGCAAGTACAATACCAATTATAGAAACGATAAGGATTACTAACAGTAACTGATTTGATTCTTGCATTAATCGTTCTTCTAAGTATACGGTTCCAACTTTCCAATCTGTGTGCTCAATTGTTCCATATGCTAAAAAGCGGTCATCTCCATTGTGTGTATAATGAAACGAACCTTCGTCATTTTCTGATGCATACATCGATTGAATGAAGTCTAACTCTGATAGGTCATTTCCTGATTCAGTTGGGTGAACCATTGCAGTTCCATTTTGGTCAAATAAAAAAGAATATCCATCATACCCTACTTGAACATGACTGATAATCTCGGCTAGCGTATCGAGTGTTAAATCACTCGCTACCACACCTAACGTCCTGTTAGTACGAGGGTCTTGAACGGCTTTTGCTACGGTTAATACATACTCTCCGTTACTTTCATCGATATATGGTTCTGTAAAAATAACTTCATCTGGGTTTGCAGCTGCTTGCTCATACCACGGTCTCGTTGTCGGATCAAAGTCAGCTGGCAAGTTTATATTTGGAACTGTAAACATGTCAGTAGTTTCTGCTGAGGCAATATAAGCAAGTGTTATATTTTCAAATGAATCCAAATATTTCTCAAAATCTCTTTGTAAACTTTCCGTTGAAAAATCTTCAGCCTCAATCAAATAATCAATAACTAAATCACTGTCACTGTATCTGTCAACACTGATACTAAACTGATCTAAATACATTTCCGTTAGCCGTTCCATTTCATGTACACTTGAATTCGCTTGAACTAATGCGTTCTCTTCAATCGAATCTTGACTGATGAAAACGGTTACAGCCGAAACCGAACCAAGAATCAATATGATTAAAACCGTAAAAGATACAATCATTTTTGTATTAATTTTCTTAAACATAATGTCCCCTCCTCTATAGTCAAAAAGAACTATCCATTAATCACAAAAATAATATTATCACAATAAATATCAAAAAAGTTTCAACTTGAAAATTTCGATCTTTTCAGAAATAACAATAAATACAGAACTCTTTCGCAAAACCAAGAAAAGACATCGATCTGTAACATTTGTAAGATTTTACTATAAAATAAAAATACTATAGGCCTGACTTATAATAGGACTTTTTTACATGTGAGCGAAAGGGGAAAAACATGATTTGCATGATTTATAAATCGATAATCTAAAGGAAAGCGCAACGATCTTTACCGAAAAAGCTATGGTCTGACTCGACGCATACATAAAAAACCAGTCATTGACTGGTTTTAGGTCAATAATATTCGTTGTGAACACCGATACTTTCTTACATAAAGTTCATAGATAAGATGAAGACTTGCGTAATAAAAACGATAACACTCATAACCAAAAATAAATGAACGATGTATTGCTTCGACTCTCGTTTATATTTTCCACTCCATATAAGCGCGAATACTATGTAAAATCACAATAAAAATATAAATGGAATACCAAACCATTTTGATATGATCATTTCAAAACCTATAATTTGGTTATGACTCTTCTTTTCTTTTAAGGATCGAATGAATGGGGAAAAGATAACAGAAATAAAAAATTTGTTAAGACAATATTAAGGCCAACTCCTGGCATCTAAGTAGTTCCAATTTGGAGGAGAAAAATATTAAACACCATTTAATTGGAAACACGTTTAACAATGCGTTTGGCGGGTTGCTTTTTTGTTATATTATCAAGGTTCTACCTTGATAATAAGTTTATAGTTTGGAAGCACATGTTGCTTCTTCCTCTACTAGCTTTTGCTCCGTAGCTTGATGCGTCGGCGCAGCTCTCAGTGGTTCGACGAAGCTGTGTTTGTTGCTTCGCTTTCCGCGGGCACGGCCTCAACTTCCCAAAACTCACCTCGTTCGTTTTGGGTGATTTTCGCCCTCCTGCTTCTTCCTCTTCTAACTATGCTACGTAGCTTGATGCGTCGGCGCAACTTACCGTTGTTCGACGAAGTTTGGTTCGTCGCTGTTCCCGCTGGAGTCTCGCTACATGCTTCCAAACTTAGCATAATAAATTTTCATGCTTCATGGTGCGAAAAATAACTTCGTATGGATGTCTACCTAGAAGATTTCTTTTAGTATGTCTATTTTGGACAGCAAAATAACGAGGCAATGTTAAAAGGGGGGTTATTAACATGTCAATTATGTGAAAATGGAGATACACCCTTATATATCAACAAAAATAAAGGAGATAATTCGGACGCGAATAACCTCCAAAAATATGTTGTTATTTTCGATTTCCCCCCTAAAATGAAAGAATTACGTACTTATCATCCACGAACCTTTTGTAGCATATTTGACAGACCTTTCGCACTAAATAATAAATAAACACCAATGAAGATTTGAAGAATGACTCCAATTGAATGAAAAAGACTATTAGACATGTTTGTAGAAACTATCGATGCGTACTGTTCTTGTAATAATAGTAACCCTGGAATGAGATTAAACAATTGCGGTATTGCATGAACTAGAACGATTAAACCAACAACTGAAAATGCAGCTGTTTGTAAGTGATAAGCATTGATTTTATTATCTTGTTTATCAGAATCTTCATTTATATTTTGTTTTTTCATAATAAATACAGTTAGTTTTTCTGCGTAGATCCATAACATAACCCCTGCCCCAACAATGATCAGGAACGGAAGCATACCTATTAATACAATTGGAAAGTTAATTGTTGTGTGCATCATCGGATCATTCAAAGTAGAAAACATTTGTGATGTGCTTATAAACATCGGTAAATGTTGCAATGATTGGATCACAACATAAACAGCTAATATTTTTAATGCGATAACAGTCATGTTTCGTATATTCATATCATCCACTCCTATTTATTCAATATCATGTAACTTTCTTTCATAAAGTACTTCATCCGATGCATTCAAAACTCGGATATTCCCGTTTGTATAAAAATAATCTTCAGTTGCAATAAAATAAGAAAATTTTCTTTCATTTTGACCGGTAACGACTGGCAATTCGTATGTTTTTTCATCAAAAGAAAGTTCCAATACTTCTGCATCATCAACAAATATGGAGAATAGCATGAAGTTTTCTTGTTCATTCCCCGTAAATAAACGATCCATAAAAGTGACAAATACCCCACCCTCGTCATATATATCGCGTAAAAGTACCGGACGAAAACGGTCTACATTCTCCCACTTCCCCCATGATTTTTCAAAAAATGAATACCCTTCAGATTCATCATAAGTGTCATATATCACAAAAGCACGCTGCTCATCTACATGTTCAATATGGAATTGACTTACTTGGTCAAAGCTCTCAAAGATGATAGATTGTATTTGCTCTTCATCGTCGTGAAAATAATTAATAATAAAAAGGCCCGTTACAAATAGCCCAATAATGATAAAAAGTTGATTTCGTTTGGATATCATCTCGTTATTCTCTACCCCTTTTCGACACTACACGATTTTTTTATAAATGATAATTCCAAGAAGAATAAGGATTAGTGCTATAAAAACAATTAATTCTGGTGAATGAAAAACAACAAAAATTGAATGATTGTATTCATATTCTGTTGTAACATGTTCCATACGTGCCCGTTCCTTTTAGCAATTAAACCCAATCATTGTAACATATTAATATGTCAATTTACGTAATCGTTACAAATTTTCTTTCTAGTTTTACGTAATATGCTTTAAAAAGTTTCATAGAAAAAGAGGACACCACTAATGTTTTTTAGCGATATCCTCTGTCATTATGCTTTATTATGCTTTTATCCACGTATCATTCATTTCTACATCTGCTGCTTTTAACATTGTATATACTGGACATCGAGATTCAACTTTTTCTTGTAGTTCTTTTAGTCTGTCATCTGATTCACTTGTTGTTACTGTTGCCTCTACTGTCACTGCTTCAAAGTAAGGACGTACAGAAGGGTCCCCCATGAAACCTTTAGGATCGAATTGTCCTTTCATTTTGAACGTAATATCTTGTAAGTCAAAATTCATTTCACGTGCGACCATTCGTGCTGTCACGTTTTCACAAGCTGCTAACGACCCTAGTACAGATTGTAGTGGGTTAGGTCCTAAATCTTGACCTCCCATTTGATTTCCTTCATCAATAATAAATTCATGCTTTCCAGCCTTCGCTGTCACTGTAATTCCTTCTGTCTCAGCATTTACCATAATGTTCATTTTGTTTGCCATTATAAATCACTCTCTTTCATAAATTTTTAATATTCATTTTGTAGTTGATTCTTTTTAAACCAACGTTTATTTGAAAACTTACTGTAATAGGCAATACTTTGTTGCTGCACAACGAAACCAATTGTTAGTAAAAGGGCAGCTTCAGCACCAAATGCTGTTGCACCCAAACCAATTGCAATTGAAAGGTTGCGTAGGACTGTTCCATTTACGAACGCAATCCCATCTCCACGGTTAAAAAATTTTAAAGCAGTAAATGTTGCTATTAGATAATTAAGCCCATAAAACACGACTAAAACTAAAATTGAAATAACAATAAGTTGTAAATTTGATGCAATGATTGACGCTTGTGTACTAATACTTACAAAAACAACATATAACATCGCCCAGATGCTTAAAGGAGCAAGGTTCGGCTTAATTTTCTTTTGGAAATGTTCAAGCGTATACTTTTTCAATATTAATTTAAATGTAAAATGACCAAGTATCATTGGTAAGAAGACAATTAATGCAATCGTACGAATCGTAGCCAAAATATTAATGTCTACATACTCTCCTACCATTGCAATTAAATACCAAGGTGTAAGGATTGATCCTATGATTAATCCAAAAACGGTTAATTTTACGGATGCAGGGACGTTCCCTTTCTGTAGTGCCGTCCAAGAAATCGTCATTCCACTAGTCGGTAATAAAGCTGCTAGAGCTAAACCAGCAAACATAATTGGATACTCAGTTAAAAAAAGTTTACCAATAGCATAAGCAATCCCAGGGATAATTAAAAAGTTCATAACAATAGCAAAGCCGTGAATTTTTGACCCTTTAATTGATTTTAACTCCTTTAATTTAAAACCAATTAAAGTTGCATAAATCATAATAATTGTTGCAAATAAGATCGTCCCTCGCAAAAAGCTTGTATCGATAAACATACCTATAATAAATCCAAGGATTAAAGTAGT
The Bacillus shivajii DNA segment above includes these coding regions:
- a CDS encoding methyl-accepting chemotaxis protein, with translation MVENMKELISSVEGSVSEVSQASQSLSALSEETTASSEEVGRAISEIASGANQQASDIESANQKSMSLSSKIDSVSEQNEQMNVLSNGANESSQQGSSQIATLKDKTNESNEVIQSVNDVLSSLVYKIKEIESVIGTINEISEQTNLLALNASIEAARAGEHGRGFAVVADEVRKLAEQSSDATEQVRKTILGIQGETKNATEAMDKTNKISEEQLQVVDDTENVFKSIDHDMKKIIQSIEAISQDIEGVNQSKDDVIGTFQSISAVSEESAASTEEITASIEEQIKAISTISHSAEELNESSEKLKKMIEVFNIR
- a CDS encoding OsmC family protein — protein: MANKMNIMVNAETEGITVTAKAGKHEFIIDEGNQMGGQDLGPNPLQSVLGSLAACENVTARMVAREMNFDLQDITFKMKGQFDPKGFMGDPSVRPYFEAVTVEATVTTSESDDRLKELQEKVESRCPVYTMLKAADVEMNDTWIKA
- a CDS encoding arsenic resistance protein, whose amino-acid sequence is MKKVYTFPQKYLMFSIPTTLILGFIIGMFIDTSFLRGTILFATIIMIYATLIGFKLKELKSIKGSKIHGFAIVMNFLIIPGIAYAIGKLFLTEYPIMFAGLALAALLPTSGMTISWTALQKGNVPASVKLTVFGLIIGSILTPWYLIAMVGEYVDINILATIRTIALIVFLPMILGHFTFKLILKKYTLEHFQKKIKPNLAPLSIWAMLYVVFVSISTQASIIASNLQLIVISILVLVVFYGLNYLIATFTALKFFNRGDGIAFVNGTVLRNLSIAIGLGATAFGAEAALLLTIGFVVQQQSIAYYSKFSNKRWFKKNQLQNEY